The genomic stretch CGCTGTTCCAGCCGTTACGGAGGTAGCCCTGGGTGGCCGGAATCGCCGCCAGGTCGGCGCGGAACACCTCCTCGTCCAGCACGTTGGGCACCCGGGTGCCGAAGTCGTAGCCGGACTCGAAAGCCCCCTTGGCGGCGAAACAGCTGCCGTAGCAGACCTGGGAGGCCGGCAGGCAGCCCAGCATCAAGTCGGTGGTGAGCGAATCGAAGGGAAGCCCACCGGCACGGCCCGCACGGATAGGGCCGCCCTTCGGGACTTTCAGCGCGGCGCCCTTGCCGTAGGGCTGGTACGCGCCGGCCGCCAGCCGCCGCAGCCGTTTCGCCGCTTCGTCGCTCTCGCCGGTGAGTTCTGCCAGTTCCCCGGCCATCACCTCGGACTTCGCGGCAGTCATACACCGCCTCCGGCGTCGGCGACCGAAGGCGTGGCGACAAACGTCCGGCGGGCCCGCTTCAGCTCACGGTGGACACTGCGCAGCTGACCACAGCCGCCGCCCACGTCCACACCCGCGCTCACGCAGATGCTCACATCGAGCCCGGCGGCGTCCAGCCCGCTGCGGAAGTACTCGTACCGCTCGGGCGGCGACGGAATAAGCCCCGCGTCCGGGACCTCGTTCCATGACTTGAGCTTGACCGAGAAGGCGTCGCCGTCCAGGAGTTTCACCAGTCTGTCCAGATCGGCGTCGGAATCGTTGACGCCGTCGAACAGCAGATAGTTCATGATGACCGGCACCCCGGAGGCCATCCGGTACTCCCGGGCGGCGTCCAGCACGTCTTCCAGCGGATACGTCTTGTTCGTGGGGATCAGCCGGGTGCGCACCTCGTTGGTCGTCGCGTGCAAGGACACGCTCAGCAGGCTGATCGGCATGCTCGGCAGCCGGCGCATCTGGGGGACG from Streptomyces albofaciens JCM 4342 encodes the following:
- a CDS encoding radical SAM protein translates to MAEKRNSADGSIKYLWNVPSSGSTVESIYYTLDGEPHTCISTEAGCNVGCVFCETGKQRNLGDLTSQEIYGQVALTAADLPDGVPGGRFTKVVVAGMGEPLLNFDNLRDAATRLLADGLTEQVTVTTSGIVPQMRRLPSMPISLLSVSLHATTNEVRTRLIPTNKTYPLEDVLDAAREYRMASGVPVIMNYLLFDGVNDSDADLDRLVKLLDGDAFSVKLKSWNEVPDAGLIPSPPERYEYFRSGLDAAGLDVSICVSAGVDVGGGCGQLRSVHRELKRARRTFVATPSVADAGGGV